From the Cohaesibacter sp. ES.047 genome, the window TTTAAAGATCTCGCCAGTTAGGGGAAGGCGACTAGCCGTTAAGGGCTCGGGGATGGTCCGGGTCGCTCTTTCGTCTTGCAAACTATCGATGTGGTATCGAGCTGTCTTTGATCTGGTTGGCCCAAAGAGCACAAGTTCACAACCGGGCAAGGCGAAGAAGGTCGCCACAATTGGTGCAATCATTTGATGGGAATTTCAAGTGCGCCTTATGGCAAAGCAACCAAGCGATAGCCACCATCGAGATGAGCAGAACCAACACCCACTTGTCTGGAAAAATCTGGTATATAAATTTCCATTTTTTAATATTCAAAATATTGCAACTAATGACGTGGCTTGTTATAGCCGGATGGTAATCAACGTATTGATCAATATCCAAATCCAACAAGCCGCAGAAGGTGAGAGCGGGCATCACAGTGCCCGGTAGCTCTCCCTGGTAGGCAAGAGGCGTTTTTCATGGCAACTCAGACAGACTATGTCAGCACCCTGTTCAGCAACATCGACGATCCCAACAAGATCACCGTCGCTTTCACGATGGGTGTCGAAGCGCTCAATCAGGGGCATTCCGCGACGATCATGCTGATGGTCGATGCGGTTCATCTCGCCAAACCTGGCACACTTGATCCGATCGACATCGGCGCACCTTTCAAACCTGCCAAGGAAATGCAGGAAGCCTTTCTTGCTGAGGGCGGCCAGATTCTCGTTTGCAAGGCCTGCATGGTTCATAATGGTGTAGGCGAAGACGAGATCGATCCACGCTTTACGGTGATCTCCGCCCCCGAAGTGATCCCCATGCTGATGGGAGCAAAGGGCTCGTTGCAACTGACCTGATGCGCGTGGTCAGTCAAACCGGAAAAGACAAAAGAAAAAGCCGCCTTTGGGATCAAGGGCGGCTTTCTTGCTTTGGGAGGAGAGTTCTGGTTTAGAAGTATTTCTTGATCAAGCGATCGAGCGAGAAATACCCTCCGCCAAAGGCGGCATAGAGCAGCGTTGCACCCGACCAGAAGAGCGAGTTGGTGACTGCTTTTTGCTGTACCATTCCCATCATGGAACGACCGCCATCTTGCAGGTTGCCAATTGCATCCGGGTGGAACAGGTCAAGATTGGCATTGAGGGCATCAATTCCAGCCTGCGACAGGATCACTTCTGGGTAAGGGTTCGCTATGTGGTAGTATAGCGTCACAAGCAACATGGTGCCGAGCGCCAGTGCAACAGGGCGTGTCAGAAGGCCAAAAGCGAGCAATAAGCCGCCAAAGAACTCAAGGCCGGCCAGAAGAGGCGACCAGAACCAGCCCGGAGTAAATCCTAGACCCTCGACAAAGCCTGTCATGCCCATGGGGTTGAGGATTTTGTCGTATCCTTCGTAGCACATGGCCAGACCTAGCGCGATGCGTAGGACGGACCAAGCCAAAGGTTGAGCGAACTTCTCATAGAATGGCCCCAGGGCGGGAATGATCAGGTTGTCTCTATTGACTTCAAGTGGTGAAGACGTGGTCATGAGGTGGCTTTCCGTGTCTGCCTTTGTCGCTGACCGTATAGAGTGGACAGCGCTTAAAGTTTTGGTTCTTGTCGTTTATAACGCGTACCGGCGTACAAAAGTTCCCCCAATAAACAAATAAATCAACCGCGTTTGGAACCTCACATGCGCGTTTGAATTGACCATATGAGAGCCCGGAACACTCGCTGCCTCAAGGACAAGTCAGCGATGAAACGGGAGTGTGAAATAAATTTGAATGTAAAACTCAAAATATGCCTTCAAAGTGCCGTTTCAAAGACCTAAGTTCAAGAGAAACAACATGG encodes:
- a CDS encoding DoxX family protein — encoded protein: MTTSSPLEVNRDNLIIPALGPFYEKFAQPLAWSVLRIALGLAMCYEGYDKILNPMGMTGFVEGLGFTPGWFWSPLLAGLEFFGGLLLAFGLLTRPVALALGTMLLVTLYYHIANPYPEVILSQAGIDALNANLDLFHPDAIGNLQDGGRSMMGMVQQKAVTNSLFWSGATLLYAAFGGGYFSLDRLIKKYF
- a CDS encoding DsrE family protein, yielding MATQTDYVSTLFSNIDDPNKITVAFTMGVEALNQGHSATIMLMVDAVHLAKPGTLDPIDIGAPFKPAKEMQEAFLAEGGQILVCKACMVHNGVGEDEIDPRFTVISAPEVIPMLMGAKGSLQLT